A genome region from Coffea arabica cultivar ET-39 chromosome 7e, Coffea Arabica ET-39 HiFi, whole genome shotgun sequence includes the following:
- the LOC113701363 gene encoding (+)-neomenthol dehydrogenase isoform X3: MLFTSTKGQHRKLELELTGKLYAMRHMKCQWNAWKQIGPKRMVEAFLPLLQSSQSPSIVNASSLVGKLEVPHGAKGWPLAYAISKASLNAYTRILAKKLPSFKVICVYPGYVKTDMGHNIGLLTPEEGAESPVRLALLPDDGPSGLFFSQKEVSSFE; encoded by the exons ATGCTCTTCACCAGCACAAAGGGACAG CACAGGAAACTGGAGCTCGAATTGACTGGAAAGCTGTATGCAATGAGACATATGAAATGTCAGTGGAATGCTTGGAAACAAATTGGTCCAAAAAGAATGGTTGAAGCATTCTTGCCTCTTCTCCAATCATCTCAATCCCCAAGCATTGTCAATGCTTCTTCTCTCGTAGGCAAGCTAGAG GTGCCCCATGGGGCCAAAGGCTGGCCTTTAGCATATGCAATCTCAAAAGCGAGTCTGAATGCTTATACAAGAATTCTTGCCAAGAAGTTGCCTAGTTTCAAAGTGATTTGTGTTTATCCCGGTTATGTGAAAACTGACATGGGCCACAATATTGGTTTATTGACGCCAGAAGAAGGTGCTGAAAGTCCCGTGAGGCTAGCTTTGTTGCCTGATGATGGTCCATCTGGCTTGTTCTTTAGTCAAAAAGAAGTATCATCTTTTGAATGA
- the LOC113701363 gene encoding short-chain dehydrogenase/reductase 2b isoform X2, with product MLFTSTKGQVNNAAVLGNIHDHDVRRAALHRKLELELTGKLYAMRHMKCQWNAWKQIGPKRMVEAFLPLLQSSQSPSIVNASSLVGKLEVPHGAKGWPLAYAISKASLNAYTRILAKKLPSFKVICVYPGYVKTDMGHNIGLLTPEEGAESPVRLALLPDDGPSGLFFSQKEVSSFE from the exons ATGCTCTTCACCAGCACAAAGGGACAG GTGAATAATGCTGCGGTTCTTGGAAACATTCATGATCATGATGTTCGAAGAGCAGCATTA CACAGGAAACTGGAGCTCGAATTGACTGGAAAGCTGTATGCAATGAGACATATGAAATGTCAGTGGAATGCTTGGAAACAAATTGGTCCAAAAAGAATGGTTGAAGCATTCTTGCCTCTTCTCCAATCATCTCAATCCCCAAGCATTGTCAATGCTTCTTCTCTCGTAGGCAAGCTAGAG GTGCCCCATGGGGCCAAAGGCTGGCCTTTAGCATATGCAATCTCAAAAGCGAGTCTGAATGCTTATACAAGAATTCTTGCCAAGAAGTTGCCTAGTTTCAAAGTGATTTGTGTTTATCCCGGTTATGTGAAAACTGACATGGGCCACAATATTGGTTTATTGACGCCAGAAGAAGGTGCTGAAAGTCCCGTGAGGCTAGCTTTGTTGCCTGATGATGGTCCATCTGGCTTGTTCTTTAGTCAAAAAGAAGTATCATCTTTTGAATGA
- the LOC113701363 gene encoding (+)-neomenthol dehydrogenase isoform X1, with translation MLLTQFGRLDVLVNNAAVLGNIHDHDVRRAALHRKLELELTGKLYAMRHMKCQWNAWKQIGPKRMVEAFLPLLQSSQSPSIVNASSLVGKLEVPHGAKGWPLAYAISKASLNAYTRILAKKLPSFKVICVYPGYVKTDMGHNIGLLTPEEGAESPVRLALLPDDGPSGLFFSQKEVSSFE, from the exons ATGTTGCTTACCCAGTTTGGAAGGCTTGACGTCTTG GTGAATAATGCTGCGGTTCTTGGAAACATTCATGATCATGATGTTCGAAGAGCAGCATTA CACAGGAAACTGGAGCTCGAATTGACTGGAAAGCTGTATGCAATGAGACATATGAAATGTCAGTGGAATGCTTGGAAACAAATTGGTCCAAAAAGAATGGTTGAAGCATTCTTGCCTCTTCTCCAATCATCTCAATCCCCAAGCATTGTCAATGCTTCTTCTCTCGTAGGCAAGCTAGAG GTGCCCCATGGGGCCAAAGGCTGGCCTTTAGCATATGCAATCTCAAAAGCGAGTCTGAATGCTTATACAAGAATTCTTGCCAAGAAGTTGCCTAGTTTCAAAGTGATTTGTGTTTATCCCGGTTATGTGAAAACTGACATGGGCCACAATATTGGTTTATTGACGCCAGAAGAAGGTGCTGAAAGTCCCGTGAGGCTAGCTTTGTTGCCTGATGATGGTCCATCTGGCTTGTTCTTTAGTCAAAAAGAAGTATCATCTTTTGAATGA
- the LOC113701362 gene encoding alanine--glyoxylate aminotransferase 2 homolog 1, mitochondrial — MSFKTVGRKLLRSSKWQSVNTTNVKRRCFSAGIAAEASVSRPELPAFDYEPKPYNGPLADEVFQKRKKYLGPSLFHYYQKPLNIVEGKMQYLFDENGKRYLDAFAGIVTVSCGHCHPEVLNAIIEQSKLLQHATTIYLHHAIADFAEALASKMPGNLKVVYFVNSGTEANELAMMMARLYSGNLGIIALRNAYHGGSSNTIGLTALNTWKYPIPQGEIHHVINPNPYRGVFGSDASRYAEEVQDHIDHGSPGKVAGFIAETIQGVGGAVELAPGYLKLVYDIVRKAGGVCIADEVQTGFGRTGSHYWGFETQGVIPDIVTMAKGIGNGLPLGAVVTTPEIASVMAQKIQFNTFGGNPVCSAGGLAVLKVIDAEKRQEHCAKVGSHLVERLRVLQQTHDIIGDVRGRGLMVGIELVSDRTKKTPAKAETAILFEKLRELGVLVGKGGLHGNVFRIKPPMCFNKDDADFLVDALDYAMSKL, encoded by the exons ATGTCGTTTAAGACGGTGGGGAGGAAGCTGTTGAGGAGTAGTAAATGGCAGAGTGTTAATACTACTAATGTTAAGCGGCGTTGCTTTTCGGCGGGGATCGCAGCGGAGGCATCTGTGTCTCGGCCGGAGCTGCCGGCGTTCGACTATGAACCAAAGCCATATAATGGTCCCTTAGCCGATGAAGTCTTCCAGAAGCGCAAAAAGTATCTGGGCCCTTCTCTTTTTCACTATTACCAAAAACCC CTAAATATTGTTGAAGGGAAGATGCAATATTTGTTTGACGAGAATGGAAAGCGTTATCTCGATGCATTTGCTGGAATAGTAACTGTATCTTGTGGACATTGCCACCCTGAAGTACTGAATGCCATCATTGAGCAAAGCAAGCTTCTTCAACATGCTACAACCATATACCTACACCATGCAATCGCTGATTTTGCGGAAGCATTGGCATCTAAGATGCCCGGAAACCTAAAG GTagtttattttgtaaattcAGGAACTGAAGCAAACGAATTAGCAATGATGATGGCACGGTTGTACAGTGGTAACCTTGGTATCATTGCCTTAAGAAATGCATATCATGGTGGAAGTTCCAATACGATTGGACTAACAGCTCTCAATACATGGAAGTATCCAATTCCCCAG GGTGAAATTCATCATGTCATCAATCCCAATCCATATAGAGGTGTCTTTGGGTCTGATGCTAGTCGTTATGCTGAAGAGGTACAAGATCACATTGATCATGGGAGTCCTggaaaagttgccggctttatTGCTGAGACCATTCAG GGGGTTGGGGGAGCAGTTGAATTGGCTCCTGGATACTTGAAACTGGTTTATGACATTGTTCGCAAAGCTGGTGGTGTTTGCATTGCTGATGAAGTACAAACTGGGTTTGGTCGCACAGGAAGTCATTATTGGGGGTTTGAGACACAGGGCGTGATTCCTGATATAGTTACCATGGCAAAG GGCATTGGGAACGGTTTACCTCTTGGAGCTGTTGTGACCACCCCTGAAATAGCAAGCGTAATGGCTCAAAAGATACAGTTTAACACCTTTGGTGGCAATCCCGTATGCTCTGCCGGTGGACTTGCAGTACTTAAAGTTATTGATGCTGAGAAGCGCCAAGAGCATTGTGCTAAAGTTGGCTCCCACTTGGTTGAACGACTGAGAGTTCTTCAGCAAACACATGACA TAATTGGAGATGTGCGAGGTAGAGGCTTGATGGTGGGTATAGAACTGGTCAGTGATAGAACTAAGAAGACACCTGCGAAGGCAGAAACTGCAATTCTGTTTGAGAAGCTCCGAG AACTTGGCGTCTTAGTTGGAAAAGGTGGACTGCATGGGAATGTTTTTAGAATAAAGCCTCCTATGTGCTTCAACAAAGATGATGCAG ATTTCCTGGTTGATGCATTGGATTATGCCATGTCTAAGTTATGA
- the LOC113701360 gene encoding pentatricopeptide repeat-containing protein At2g22070-like, whose protein sequence is MQSWASQSNLYISLLQTSLKSKDPLAARSIHAQIIKSGLQLGLFVMNNLINVYAKSGFIPDAVKVFDEMPVRNTSSWNTLLSAYAKRGMIREAISLFNEMPEYDSVSWTTMIVGYNQLGRSEDALRMFCKMVLSRILPTQYTFTNVLAACGAIKGLDIGSKVHSFVVKLGFGGNVAVANSLLNMYSKSGDVGTAKVAFDRIELKNVSSWNWMISLHMQHGEVDLALAQFDQMKERDIVSWNSMITGYNQHGFDNEALDMFSNMVKGTDLLPDKYTLASVLSACANTQNVTSGKQIHGHIVRTSFGTSGAVGNALISMYSKCGCVEIAQKVVRQSGVSNLDIVAFTALLDGYIKIGDINPARVIFDSLKERDVVAWTAMIVGYVQNGFYDEGMALFRLMIREGPKPNNFTLAAMLSICSSLASLNHGKQIHAVALKSLEASSVSVSNALITMYSKAGNIGSAKRLFNLTNWKRDPVSWTSMIIALAQHGVADEAIQLFENMLGLSIKPDHITYVGVLSACTHVGKVEQGRRYYKMMQDVHGIVPTSSHYACMIDLFGRAGLLQEAQHFIQNMPIQPDVIAWGSILASCKIHKNAELATVAAEKLLSIEPDHSGAFTALANAYSACGRWQEAASVRKSMKDRQVKKEQGFSWIQIKSEVHVFGVEDALHPQRDTIYQVMDKIWKEIKKMGFVPDMESVLHDLDNEVKEQILRHHSEKLAIAFGLINTPEKSTLRIMKNLRVCNDCHSAIKFISKLVEREIILRDATRFHHFKGGLCSCRDYW, encoded by the coding sequence ATGCAATCATGGGCCTCTCAGTCAAATCTCTACATATCCCTCCTCCAAACAAGTCTCAAAAGCAAAGACCCTTTAGCAGCAAGATCAATCCACGCCCAAATCATCAAGTCTGGGCTTCAATTAGGACTCTTTGTGATGAATAATCTCATAAATGTATATGCAAAATCTGGGTTCATCCCCGATGCTGTTAAGGTTTTCGATGAAATGCCTGTGAGAAACACATCTTCATGGAACACGCTCTTGTCTGCATATGCAAAACGAGGCATGATTCGTGAAGCAATTTCTCTTTTTAATGAGATGCCTGAATATGATTCTGTTTCGTGGACTACAATGATCGTGGGCTATAATCAACTGGGGCGTTCTGAGGATGCTCTAAGGATGTTTTGTAAGATGGTATTGAGTAGAATTCTTCCAACCCAATATACTTTTACTAATGTACTTGCAGCTTGTGGTGCAATTAAAGGGTTAGATATCGGTAGCAAGGTGCATTCTTTTGTTGTTAAACTCGGGTTTGGTGGCAATGTAGCTGTAGCAAATTCGTTGTTAAATATGTATTCAAAGTCTGGTGATGTTGGTACTGCAAAGGTGGCTTTTGACAGGATAGAGTTAAAGAATGTCTCAAGCTGGAATTGGATGATTTCCTTGCACATGCAGCACGGTGAGGTTGATCTTGCACTTGCTCAGTTTGATCAGATGAAAGAACGTGATATTGTTTCTTGGAACTCAATGATTACAGGTTACAATCAGCATGGTTTTGATAATGAAGCTCTGGACATGTTCTCTAACATGGTCAAGGGCACTGACCTGTTGCCTGATAAGTACACCCTAGCTAGTGTTTTATCTGCTTGTGCAAATACTCAGAATGTTACTTCAGGAAAGCAAATTCATGGTCACATTGTTAGGACCAGTTTTGGTACTTCTGGGGCTGTTGGGAATGCTTTAATCTCGATGTACTCTAAGTGTGGCTGTGTTGAAATTGCTCAAAAAGTTGTACGCCAAAGTGGAGTATCAAATCTAGATATTGTAGCATTTACAGCTTTACTGGATGGATATATCAAGATTGGAGATATCAATCCAGCAAGGGTGATCTTTGACTCATTAAAAGAACGTGATGTGGTTGCTTGGACGGCAATGATTGTAGGTTATGTGCAGAATGGCTTTTATGACGAAGGGATGGCACTTTTTAGATTGATGATAAGAGAAGGTCCAAAACCTAATAATTTCACTCTAGCAGCTATGCTAAGCATTTGTTCAAGCTTGGCTTCTTTGAATCATGGCAAGCAGATCCATGCAGTGGCCTTGAAATCATTGGAGGCATCGTCCGTATCTGTGAGCAATGCTTTAATTACCATGTATTCAAAGGCTGGTAACATTGGTAGCGCAAAGAGATTATTCAACCTAACAAATTGGAAAAGAGACCCTGTCTCTTGGACATCCATGATCATAGCTTTAGCTCAACATGGAGTTGCAGATGAAGCCATTCAACTGTTTGAGAATATGCTGGGATTGAGTATTAAGCCAGACCATATAACTTATGTAGGTGTCCTCTCTGCCTGCACACATGTGGGGAAGGTTGAACAAGGCCGTAGATACTACAAGATGATGCAAGATGTACATGGAATTGTACCCACCTCAAGCCACTATGCTTGCATGATTGACCTGTTTGGACGTGCTGGATTGCTACAGGAAGCACAACATTTCATTCAGAACATGCCAATTCAGCCAGATGTTATAGCTTGGGGATCAATTTTAGCTTCTTGCAAGATTCATAAGAATGCAGAGCTGGCAACAGTAGCAGCTGAGAAATTGCTTTCAATTGAGCCAGACCACAGTGGGGCCTTTACAGCACTTGCTAATGCTTATTCTGCCTGTGGAAGATGGCAAGAAGCTGCTTCGGTCAGAAAGTCAATGAAAGATAGACAGGTAAAGAAAGAGCAAGGATTTAGTTGGATTCAGATTAAAAGTGAAGTTCATGTATTTGGGGTAGAAGATGCACTTCACCCACAGAGAGATACAATTTACCAGGTTATGGACAAAATCTGgaaagagataaaaaaaatgggTTTTGTTCCTGACATGGAGTCAGTGCTGCATGATCTTGATAATGAAGTGAAAGAACAGATTCTTAGACATCACAGTGAGAAACTTGCTATAGCATTTGGTTTGATAAATACTCCAGAAAAATCCACTTTAAGGATCATGAAGAACCTTAGAGTTTGTAATGACTGTCACTCTGCTATTaaattcatttccaaacttgTGGAGAGAGAAATTATTTTAAGGGATGCTACTCGTTTTCACCACTTCAAAGGTGGTTTATGTTCTTGTCGGGACTATTGGTAG